The proteins below come from a single Fusobacterium nucleatum genomic window:
- a CDS encoding threonine/serine exporter family protein encodes MNYLEVLTAFFATFFFGVIFNLTGKKLIYSSFAGGLAWYTHLLFFKELAYSKTASFVISAVVITIFSEIIGRIEKTTVTSTLIPALIPLVPGGGIYYTMSFFVENKFPEAFEKGRETIFLTVALSVGIFLVSTFSQILDRTIKYTKVLKKYRKFKEYKKKHKV; translated from the coding sequence ATGAATTATTTAGAGGTTTTAACAGCATTTTTTGCAACTTTCTTCTTTGGAGTAATATTTAATCTTACAGGTAAAAAATTAATTTACAGTAGTTTTGCTGGTGGTTTAGCTTGGTACACTCATTTACTTTTTTTTAAGGAATTAGCTTATTCAAAAACTGCTTCTTTTGTAATTTCAGCTGTTGTAATAACTATTTTTTCAGAAATAATTGGCAGAATTGAAAAAACGACTGTTACAAGTACATTAATTCCAGCGTTAATTCCACTGGTTCCTGGTGGAGGAATTTACTATACCATGTCTTTTTTTGTTGAGAATAAATTTCCTGAAGCTTTTGAGAAAGGAAGGGAAACTATTTTTCTAACAGTAGCTTTGAGTGTAGGAATATTTTTAGTTTCTACTTTCTCACAAATTCTTGATAGAACTATAAAATATACAAAGGTTTTAAAAAAGTATAGAAAATTTAAAGAATATAAGAAGAAACATAAAGTTTAG
- a CDS encoding threonine/serine exporter family protein, translated as MQYDNFVMKVLSTANTIGKILLTSGAETYRVEKAISIICKRFDLKAETFVTMTCVLTSAKKRDGETITEVNRIYTVSNNLDKINKIHKILLNIHKYELEDLENEIKKIQIQTVYRKNTLLVSYFFSAAFFAILFGGKFKDFLVAGFGGIIIFYMTKFANKLKLNNFFINTLGGFLITILSILATKVGIVSTPSYSAIGTLMLLVPGLALTNAIRDLINGDLIAGTSRTVEAALVGSALAIGAGFALFATSYF; from the coding sequence ATGCAATATGATAATTTTGTTATGAAAGTACTTTCAACAGCTAATACTATTGGTAAAATCCTATTGACAAGTGGTGCTGAAACCTATAGAGTTGAAAAAGCAATATCTATTATATGTAAAAGATTTGATTTAAAAGCTGAAACATTTGTTACTATGACTTGTGTTCTTACTTCTGCCAAAAAAAGAGATGGAGAAACTATAACAGAAGTTAATAGAATTTACACTGTTTCCAATAACCTAGATAAAATTAATAAAATACATAAAATTCTTCTTAATATACATAAATATGAATTAGAAGACTTAGAAAATGAAATTAAAAAAATTCAAATACAAACTGTTTATAGAAAAAATACTTTATTAGTTTCTTATTTTTTTTCAGCTGCTTTTTTTGCTATTTTATTTGGTGGAAAATTTAAAGATTTTTTAGTTGCTGGATTTGGTGGAATTATTATATTTTATATGACTAAATTTGCTAATAAACTGAAATTAAATAACTTTTTTATTAATACATTAGGTGGATTCTTAATAACAATACTGTCAATTCTTGCTACTAAAGTTGGAATAGTTTCTACTCCATCATATTCAGCTATTGGGACACTTATGCTTTTAGTTCCAGGTCTTGCTCTTACAAATGCAATAAGAGATTTGATAAATGGAGATTTAATTGCAGGAACTTCAAGAACAGTAGAAGCTGCCTTAGTTGGTTCAGCTCTAGCAATAGGTGCAGGTTTTGCATTATTTGCAACATCTTATTTTTAA
- a CDS encoding tRNA1(Val) (adenine(37)-N6)-methyltransferase, translated as MNTNLESIIPLLNKNLKIIQRSDYFNFSIDSLLISEFVNIQKNTKKILDLGTGNAAIPLFLSKKTSARIYGIEIQEISYNLALKNININNLNDQIYIIYDNMKNYLKYFNKGFFDIIISNPPFFKINENVNFLNNLKQLSIARHELEIDLDELIKIASELVKDRGYFYLVHRVDRLSEILNILQKYKFEAKKIKICYTTKYKNAKILLIEAIKNGKSGLTILPPLIINKENGEYTDEVLKMFE; from the coding sequence ATGAATACAAATCTTGAAAGTATTATACCACTATTAAATAAGAATTTAAAAATAATTCAACGTAGTGATTATTTTAATTTTTCCATAGATTCCTTACTAATTTCAGAATTTGTAAACATTCAAAAAAATACTAAAAAAATTTTAGATTTAGGAACTGGGAATGCAGCAATTCCACTTTTTCTTTCAAAAAAAACATCTGCTAGAATTTATGGAATTGAGATACAGGAAATTTCATATAATCTTGCTTTAAAAAATATTAACATCAATAATTTAAACGATCAGATATATATAATATATGATAATATGAAAAACTATTTAAAATACTTTAATAAGGGGTTTTTTGATATTATAATTTCTAATCCACCATTTTTTAAGATTAATGAAAATGTGAATTTTTTAAACAATTTAAAGCAATTAAGTATTGCTAGACATGAACTAGAAATTGATTTAGATGAACTTATAAAAATTGCTTCTGAACTAGTAAAAGACAGAGGATATTTTTATCTTGTTCATAGAGTAGATAGACTAAGTGAAATACTAAATATTTTACAAAAATATAAGTTTGAAGCTAAAAAAATAAAAATTTGTTATACAACTAAATATAAAAATGCTAAAATACTTTTAATAGAAGCTATTAAAAATGGTAAATCTGGTTTAACTATTCTTCCACCTTTAATTATTAACAAGGAAAATGGAGAGTACACTGATGAGGTTTTAAAAATGTTTGAATAA
- a CDS encoding acyl-CoA dehydrogenase — MEFNVPKTHELFRQMIREFVENEVKPIAAEVDEEERFPIETVEKMAKIGIMGIPIPKEYGGAGGDNLMYAMAVEELSKACATTGVIVSAHTSLGTWPILKFGNEKQKQKYLPKLASGEWIGAFGLTEPNAGTDAAGQQTMAVQDPETGEWILNGAKIFITNAGYAHVYVVFAMTDKSKGLKGISAFIVEANTPGFSIGKKEMKLGIRGSATCELIFENCRIPKENLLGDKGKGFKIAMMTLDGGRIGIASQALGIAAGALDEAINYAKERKQFGRSLAQFQNTQFQIANLDVKVEAARLLVYKAAWRESNNLPYSLDAARAKLFAAETAMEVTTKAVQIFGGYGYTREYPVERMMRDAKITEIYEGTSEVQRMVIAANVIK; from the coding sequence ATGGAATTTAATGTACCTAAAACACATGAACTTTTCAGACAAATGATAAGAGAATTTGTTGAAAATGAAGTAAAACCTATCGCAGCAGAGGTAGATGAAGAAGAAAGATTTCCAATAGAAACTGTTGAAAAAATGGCAAAAATTGGAATAATGGGTATCCCTATACCAAAAGAATATGGTGGAGCTGGAGGGGATAACTTAATGTATGCAATGGCTGTTGAAGAACTATCAAAGGCTTGTGCTACAACAGGAGTTATTGTATCAGCACATACATCTTTAGGAACTTGGCCAATTTTAAAATTTGGTAATGAAAAACAAAAACAAAAATATTTACCAAAATTAGCTAGTGGAGAATGGATAGGAGCTTTTGGACTTACAGAACCAAATGCAGGAACAGATGCTGCTGGACAACAAACAATGGCAGTTCAAGATCCAGAAACTGGTGAATGGATTTTAAATGGAGCAAAAATATTTATAACAAATGCAGGATATGCACATGTTTATGTAGTATTTGCAATGACAGATAAATCAAAGGGATTAAAAGGAATTTCGGCATTTATAGTTGAAGCAAATACACCAGGTTTCTCAATAGGTAAAAAAGAAATGAAACTAGGAATTAGAGGCTCAGCTACTTGTGAATTGATATTTGAAAATTGTAGAATACCAAAAGAAAATTTACTTGGAGATAAAGGAAAAGGATTCAAAATTGCTATGATGACTCTTGATGGAGGAAGAATAGGAATTGCTTCACAAGCGTTAGGAATAGCTGCTGGAGCATTAGATGAAGCTATCAATTATGCAAAAGAAAGAAAACAATTTGGAAGAAGCTTAGCTCAATTCCAAAATACTCAATTCCAAATTGCTAACTTAGATGTTAAAGTTGAAGCTGCAAGACTTTTAGTTTATAAAGCAGCATGGAGAGAATCTAATAACCTTCCTTATTCTTTAGATGCAGCTAGAGCTAAGCTATTTGCTGCTGAAACAGCTATGGAAGTAACAACTAAGGCTGTTCAAATATTTGGTGGATATGGATATACAAGAGAATATCCAGTTGAAAGAATGATGAGAGATGCTAAGATTACTGAAATCTATGAAGGAACTTCTGAAGTTCAAAGAATGGTAATAGCAGCTAATGTTATAAAATAA
- a CDS encoding electron transfer flavoprotein subunit beta/FixA family protein has protein sequence MRIVVCIKQVPDTTEVKIDPVKGTIIRDGVPSIMNPDDKGGLEEALKLKDLYGAEVIVITMGPPQAEAILREAYAMGADRAILITDRKFGGADTLATSNTIAAAIRKISDIDLIVAGRQAIDGDTAQVGPQIAEHLGFPQVSYVKEMEYKEDTKSFVIKRATEDGYFLLELPTPGLVTVLSEANQPRYMNVGAIVDVFERPIETWTFNDIEIDPAKIGLAGSPTKVNKSFTKGVKEPGVLHEVDAKEAANIILEKLKEKFII, from the coding sequence ATGAGAATAGTAGTTTGTATAAAACAAGTTCCAGATACAACTGAAGTTAAAATAGATCCAGTAAAAGGAACAATTATCAGAGATGGAGTTCCTAGTATAATGAACCCAGATGATAAAGGTGGATTGGAAGAAGCTCTAAAATTAAAAGATTTATATGGAGCAGAAGTTATTGTTATAACAATGGGACCACCACAAGCAGAAGCTATATTAAGAGAAGCTTATGCAATGGGAGCTGATAGAGCTATCCTTATAACAGATAGAAAATTTGGAGGGGCTGATACATTAGCTACTTCTAATACTATTGCTGCTGCAATTAGAAAAATATCTGATATAGATTTAATAGTTGCAGGAAGACAAGCAATAGATGGTGATACTGCACAAGTAGGACCTCAAATTGCAGAACATTTAGGATTCCCACAAGTATCTTATGTAAAAGAAATGGAATATAAAGAAGATACAAAATCATTTGTTATTAAAAGAGCAACAGAAGATGGATACTTCTTATTAGAACTTCCTACACCAGGATTAGTAACTGTACTTTCAGAAGCTAATCAACCTAGATATATGAATGTTGGAGCTATTGTTGATGTATTTGAAAGACCAATTGAAACTTGGACATTTAATGATATTGAAATAGACCCTGCAAAAATAGGTTTAGCTGGATCACCAACAAAAGTTAATAAATCATTTACAAAAGGTGTAAAAGAACCTGGCGTATTACATGAAGTTGATGCAAAAGAAGCAGCTAACATTATATTAGAAAAATTAAAAGAAAAATTTATAATCTAA